One part of the Methylobacterium terrae genome encodes these proteins:
- the lptC gene encoding LPS export ABC transporter periplasmic protein LptC, with translation MQVATTLLQASSLDAIPSPGLDPRRLRAHARARRHSAQVRWLRRAIPLGAAAAGLAVVVGTWLNPFADLGVSVSLGSIGVSGSKVTMESPRLSGYRSKDNRPYVVTAKAALQDVRKPFVIELQSMLGRLTTDESGGLAHIEAAAGIFDTQKEALELSQHIRLWTDKGQEARLTSAHVDFKAGTMHSREAVTVTMPTGSIKADGLDVTENGKTISFVGNVKAVFSNHAPSQESSEQDPPLRTTEAQIKDD, from the coding sequence ATGCAGGTGGCCACGACCTTGCTGCAAGCTTCCTCGCTCGACGCGATCCCGTCCCCGGGCCTCGATCCCCGGCGGCTGCGCGCGCATGCCCGGGCGCGCCGGCACAGCGCCCAGGTGCGCTGGCTGCGGCGCGCGATTCCCCTCGGGGCTGCTGCTGCCGGGCTCGCCGTCGTGGTCGGCACCTGGCTCAACCCCTTCGCCGATCTCGGCGTCTCGGTCAGCCTCGGCTCGATCGGCGTGTCCGGCTCGAAGGTGACGATGGAGAGCCCGCGCCTCTCGGGCTACCGCTCGAAGGACAACCGGCCCTACGTCGTCACGGCGAAAGCCGCGCTGCAGGACGTGCGGAAGCCCTTCGTCATCGAGCTGCAGAGCATGCTCGGGCGCCTCACCACCGACGAATCGGGCGGGCTCGCCCATATCGAGGCGGCGGCCGGGATCTTCGACACCCAGAAGGAGGCGCTGGAGCTGAGCCAGCACATCCGCCTCTGGACCGACAAGGGCCAGGAGGCGCGCCTCACCTCGGCCCATGTCGACTTCAAGGCCGGCACGATGCACTCGCGCGAGGCGGTCACCGTCACGATGCCGACCGGCTCGATCAAGGCCGACGGCCTCGACGTGACCGAGAACGGCAAGACCATCTCGTTCGTCGGCAACGTCAAGGCGGTCTTCTCCAATCACGCCCCCTCGCAGGAATCCTCGGAGCAGGATCCGCCGCTGCGGACCACCGAGGCCCAGATCAAGGACGATTGA
- a CDS encoding ribonuclease D, protein MPHRLHRGDLPDDYVPGPAIAIDTETLGLQPHRDRLCVVQISRGDGEADLVQIPRVGPEPVVLKRVLADPAVTKIFHYARFDLAVLYHRLGVMPGPVYCTKIASRLARTYTDRHGLKDLVRELVGVDLSKQQQSSDWGADTLTQAQIDYAASDVLHLHALRERLDVMLAREERSAMAQACFDFLPTRSRLDLLEWDETDIFAHS, encoded by the coding sequence ATGCCCCACCGCCTGCACCGCGGCGACCTGCCCGACGATTACGTTCCGGGCCCGGCCATCGCGATCGACACCGAGACCCTCGGCCTCCAGCCCCACCGCGACCGGCTCTGCGTGGTGCAGATCTCCCGCGGCGACGGCGAGGCCGACCTGGTGCAGATCCCGCGGGTCGGCCCCGAGCCGGTGGTGCTCAAGCGCGTGCTCGCCGACCCGGCAGTCACCAAGATCTTCCACTACGCCCGCTTCGACCTCGCGGTGCTCTACCATCGGCTCGGCGTGATGCCGGGGCCGGTCTACTGCACCAAGATCGCCTCGCGGCTCGCCCGCACCTACACCGACCGGCACGGCCTGAAGGACCTGGTGCGCGAATTGGTCGGCGTCGACCTGTCGAAGCAGCAGCAATCCTCGGATTGGGGCGCCGACACCCTGACCCAGGCGCAGATCGACTACGCGGCCTCCGACGTGCTCCACCTCCACGCCCTGCGCGAGCGGCTCGACGTGATGCTCGCCCGCGAGGAGCGCAGCGCGATGGCGCAGGCCTGCTTCGACTTCCTGCCGACGCGGTCCCGCCTCGACCTGCTCGAATGGGACGAGACCGACATCTTCGCGCATAGCTGA